The genomic interval CTCGGGCGGCGCGACGACATCTCCGAACTGCTCACCGCCGCCGATCTCGCGCTCCTGCCCAGCCGTTGGGAGGCGCGCTCGGTGCTCGCCCAGGAGGCCTTGCACGCGCGTGTGCCGCTCGTCGCGACCGAGGTCGGCGGCATCCCCGAACTCGTCGGCGACGCGGCCGAACTCGTCCCGTACGGCGACCCGGAGGCGCTCGGCGAGGCCGTCGTACGGCTGCTCGGTGATCCCGAGCGCCGGGAGCTGCTGAAGGAGCGAGGGGTTCGGCAGGCGGCGACCTGGCCGACCGAGGACGAGACCGTGGCGCAAGTGCTCAGTGTCTACGACGAGTTGACCCAGCCCCTGCCGCTCATGTGAAAGCCCGCCCGAACCTGGCTAGGGCACGTGCCGGCGTGCCCGCAGCGCCAGGCTCAACGCCAGTACCGTCTGCGGGTCGTCGAGGTCCGTGCCCAGCAACTCGCCGATGCGGGCCAGGCGGTTGTAGAGGGTCTGCCGGTTGAGGTGGAGCTCGCGGGCCGTCTCCGCCTTGCGGCCCGCGTGCGCCAGATAGGTCTGCAGGGTCGGCAGCAGGGGCGGCTTGGAGCGGTCGTCGTGGGCGCGCAGCGGGCCGATGGCACGGTCCACGAAGGCCGCGAGGTCGGGGTGGTCGCGCAGCCGCCACAGCAGCAGGTCGATGTCGAGGCGGCGGGCGTCGTACCAGGGGCGGTCCGACAGGCCCTGCGCCGCCGTCGCCGTCTCGGCCGCGTGCCGCAGACTCGCCGAGGCCGCCGCCCAGCCGCCGGCGACTCCGACGACCACGACCGGCGGCTGGGCGCCCGGGCGTTGCATCCCGGCCCGCTCCACGCCCGCCCGCAGCGCCGCCGCGACCCGGTCCGCGACCGCCGACCGCTCCGACTCCGAGCGCAGGCCGAGCAGGACCAGCACCCGGCCCTCGACGGGTCGTACGCCCAGCAGGACCGGCACGCCGACCGAGGCCAGCTCCTCGGAGACCGCCCGGGCCAGCACCGCCCAGCCGCCGCCCGGCGCGAGAGCGTCGCCGAGCCGCATCACCACCGGCAGCAGCGGCCCGCTGCCCGGCTTGAAGCCCAGCACGCGCGCCTGTGCCGGCGCGTCCTCAGGGGTGATGCGGCCCTCGGCGAGGTCGGTCAGGAAGTCGCCGCGGCCGCGGGCCGCCAGCTCCTCCTCCTGGCGGGCCTGCATCAGGACGACGGCCAGGATGCCCGCCGCGCGTTCCGCCGCCATGCGGTGCACGGGGGCCAGCGGGGCCCGTACCGGAAGCAGGACCAGCCGCGCCCGAACCGAACCCGCACCGGGCCCGCCCCCGGGCACGTCCACGAGAGCCGAGCCGGACGGCGGGGTGTCCTTGTGCTGGCCCCGCAGCCCCTCCCAGACCTGCAGCGGGTCAGCGCCCTCGGGGCCCTCCCCGGCCGCGTACAGGAGCTGTCCGTCCGTCGTCTCCAGGAAGACCGGGTTGCCGCTGAAGTCGGCCAGGATGCCGAGGACCTGCGGGATGCCGCCGCCGCCCAGCAGGGCCTCGGTGCAGCGGCGGTGCACCTCCTCGGCCCGCTGGAGCAGCGCGTAGTGGCCGTTGACGATCTCGGTGTGGATCTCCTCGGTGACCGCCACGAAGGGCACCTCGCGGTGCAGTTGGACGAGCGGCAGGCCGGTCGCGCGGGCCGTGTCGACGAGGGCCGCGGGCAGCCGGGTGAAACGCGGGCCGAGCTCGACGACCAGGGCGGCGATCCCGCGCTCGGCCAGGGTGCGCACGAACGCGCGCTGTTCGGCCGGACGGGTGCCGAGCCCGTAGCCGGTGGTCAGCAGCAGCTCCCCGCCCTTCAGCAGGGAAGCGATGTTCGGCACCTCGCCCGCGTGCACCCAGCGCACGGTCCGGTTCAGCCGGTCCGCGCCCGCGAGGATCTCCGGGAGCCCGCTGCGCAGACCGGGCAGCTCCAGCGCGCGCCGCACGGTGATCCCGGCGCCCTGGGTGTCGAAACCGCTGTTCGTGCCGCTGTCCATGAGCCGGACGCTACCCGAGGCGTGCGCCGTGGCGCGGCGGGGTAGCGGCCGCGCATGGACTTCAGTGTGGTGGCCGTGGCACGGGAGGACGACAGTCCGGTCGAGGAGCCGCTCAGGGTGGCGGTGACCGCCGACCGGCTCGGGTACCGGGAGGTGTGGGCGGGGGAGGGCCCGACGTGGGACTCCTTCGTCCTCGCCACCGCGATCGGACGGGCCACCGAGCGGGTCGCGCTGACCGCGGGTCCGGTCCCGGTGAACGTGCGCGACCCGTACACCACGGCCCGCGGCGCCGCCTCGGTCGCGGCCCTCGTCGGCCGCCCGGTCGGGGTGGCCCTGGGCACCTCCAGCAAGCGCGTGGTCGAGGGGGTGCACGACCGGCCCCGGGCACGGCCCGCCGCCGTACTGGAGGAGCAGGCGGCAGCCGTACGACGGTTTCTGCACGCTTCTCCTGGCGAACCGGTCGTGCCCGGCAGCCCCTTCCACCGCCCGGCGGGCCCCTCACCGTCGCCGCTTTCGGGCCGCGGGCGATCGCCACGGCCGCCGCGCACGCCGACCGCATGCTGCTGGACGTGGTCTCCCCGGAGCAGGTGCGGTCGCTCCGCGCGGAGCTGGACGCGGCGGCCCGGAAGGCGGGCCGTACGCGGCCCGCGCTCGCCGCCTGGCTGCCCGCGGCCGTCGACCCCGACCCGCGCTCGCTCGCGCAGGTGCTGGGAAGCATCGCCGGATATCTGACCGTGCCGGGCTACAGCGAGGTCTTCGCCCAGGCGGGGTTCGGGGACGCGGTGGAGCTCGCCGCGAGCGGGGCGGACCGGGAGACCCTGGTGCGCGCCCTGCCCGCGGCGGCCGCGGGCACGGTCGGACTGGTCGGCGACCCGGACGCCGTACGGGCGCGGATCGACGCCTATACGGAGGCCGGGCTCGACGAGATCGCCCTGGTACCGGCCACGGCGGGGGACCCGGGCGGCGAACGCACGCTGACGGCCCTCGGGCCGGCCTGAGCCGAAGAGGTCCGGGTCACCGCACCGTGAGGATCAGCCCCCGTACGCCCCCGACGCCGTCAGACGCAGGGCCGTGTCGATGAGCGGGACGTGGCTGAAGGCCTGCGGGAAGTTGCCGACCTGGCGCTTGAGCCGCGGGTCCCACTCCTCGGCGAGCAGACCGAGGTCGTTGCGCAGGGAGAGCAGCTTCTCGAAGAGCTTGCGGGCCTCGTCCACGCGGCCGATCATCGCGAGGTCGTCCGCCATCCAGAACGAGCAGGCCAGGAAGGCCCCTTCGTCGCCGGGGAGGCCGTCGACGTTCTCGTCGCCGCTGGTGGTCGGGTAGCGCAGGATGAAGCCGTCCGACGTGGACAGCTCGCGCTGGATCGCCTCGATGGTGCCGATGACCCGCTTGTCGTCCGGCGGCAGGAAGCCCATCTGCGGGATCAGCAGCAGGGAGGCGTCCAGCTCCTTCGAGCCGTACGACTGCGTGAAGGTGTTGCGTTCCTTGTCGTAGCCCTTCTCGCACACGTCCCGGTGGATGTCGTCGCGCAGTTCGCGCCACTTCTCCAGCGGGCCGTCCGCGTCTCCGGACTCGATCAGCTTGATGGTGCGGTCCACGGCGACCCAGGCCATCACCTTGGAGTGCACGAAGTGGCGGCGCGGGCCGCGCACCTCCCAGATGCCCTCGTCCGGCTCGTCCCAGTGCTGCTCCAGGTAGCGGATCAGCTTGAGCTGGAGCAGGGAGGCGTAGTCGTTGCGGGACAGGCCCGTCATGTGGGCCAGGTGCAGGGCCTCGGTGACCTCGCCGTACACGTCGAGCTGGAGCTGGTGCGCGGCGCCGTTGCCGACCCGGACGGGTCCCGAGTTCTCGTATCCCGGCAGCCAGTCCAGCTCGGCCTCGCCCAGTTCCCGCTCGCCCGCGATGCCGTACATGATCTGCAGGTTCTCGGGGTCGCCGGCGACGGCCCGCAGGAGCCACTCGCGCCAGGCGCGGGCCTCCTCGCGGTAGCCGGTGCGCAGCAGCGAGGACAGGGTGATGGCCGCGTCGCGCAGCCAGGTGTAGCGGTAGTCCCAGTTGCGCACGCCGCCGATGTCCTCGGGCAGGGAGGTCGTGGGGGCGGCGACGATGCCGCCGGTGGGGGCGTACGTCAGCGCCTTGAGGGTGATCAGGGAGCGGATCACCGCCTCGCGGTACGGGCCGTGGTACGTACAGTGCTCGACCCACTCGCGCCAGAAGTCCTCGGTCGCCTCCAGCGACTGCTCGGGCTCCGGCAGCGGGGGCGGCTGCTTGTGCGAGGGCTCCCAGGAGATGGTGAACGCGATCCGGTCACCCGGGGCGACCGTGAAGTCCGAGTACGTCGTCAGCGCCTTGCCGTACGTCTCACAGTCGGTGTCGAACCAGACCGAGTCCGGGCCCGCCACGGCGACCGTGCGCCCCTCGTGCTTGTGGACCCACGGGACGACACGGCCGTACGAGAAACGCATCCTCAGGGCCGAACGCATGGGCACCCGGCCCGAGACGCCCTCCACGATCCGGATCAGTTGCGGGGCACCGTCACGCGGGGGCATGAAATCGGTCACCCGGACCGTGCCGCGTGAGGTGTCCCACTCGGATTCCAGGATCAGGGAGTCGCCGCGGTAGGTACGCCGGGCCGCGGTGGGGGGCTCGGCGTCCGCCGCGTGCGCGGGGCCGAGCCGCCAGAAGCCGTGTTCCTCGGTGCCCAGCAGGCCGGCGAAGATGGCATGCGAGTCGAAGCGGGGCAGGCACAGCCAGTCCACCGTGCCGTCCCGGCAGACCAGGGCTGCGGTCTGCATGTCTCCGATGAGTGCGTAGTCTTCGATGCGCCCGGCCACGTGCAACTCCAGTCGAACGGCCACGTCACCCCCTGAAGGAAAGGGGGCTGTCGCTTGGTGCGGTCAAGGGGGTCGTTGTAATGCGTCGTTGAGCGGTGAAGCAAAACAGTCCTGCTGCTGTGAGGCAAAACGACAACTGTTGCTCAACGAACTGACGAGCTCTCGTTGTTCCGGCACTTACGGGTGGGGGTGGTCCCGAGTTTCCGGCCGGGCTCGGCAGTGAGTGTCCGAGCAGGATACGACGCACGTAGATGATCTGTGTGCCGCTCCGGGCAACGCGGCTGGGCCGAACGGGTGAGCAACGGGTGAGAAGCGGGTGTGTTCGTGCGGGTCCGTGTCCGCGTGTGTGCGGAGCGTGGCCGGAAGCCATCTCCCCGAGGCGCTGATACCCTGGTAGCCCGTGGACCGGTGGGCGTCTGACCCCCGAACCGCACCTCCAGATCGCGACCACGGGAGCCCCCTCTTGGCCATGACCGCTGCTTTTCGAAACAGCACAGCCACGACGACCAAGCACATCTTCGTCACTGGGGGTGTCGCCTCCTCGCTCGGCAAGGGACTGACGGCCTCCAGCCTCGGCATGCTGCTCAAGGCGCGGGGCCTGCGCGTCGTGATGCAGAAGCTCGACCCGTACCTCAACGTCGACCCGGGCACGATGAACCCCTTCCAGCACGGTGAGGTGTTCGTCACCAACGACGGCGCCGAGACCGACCTGGACATCGGCCACTACGAGCGCTTCCTCGACCGTGACCTCGACGGTTCCGCCAACGTCACCACCGGCCAGGTCTACAACACGGTGATCGCCAAGGAACGGCGCGGTGAGTACCTGGGCGACACCGTGCAGGTCATCCCGCACATCACCAACGAGATCAAGCACCGCATCCGGCGCATGGCGACCGACGAGGTCGATGTCGTCATCACCGAGGTCGGCGGCACGGTCGGCGACATCGAGTCGCTGCCGTTCCTGGAGACGGTCCGCCAGGTCCGTCACGAGGTCGGCCGTGACAACGTCTTCGTCGTCCACATTTCCCTCCTGCCGTACATCGGCCCGTCGGGAGAGCTGAAGACGAAGCCGACCCAGCACTCGGTTGCGGCCCTCAGGAACATCGGTATCCAGCCGGACGCGATCGTGCTGCGGTCCGACCGTGAGGTTCCGACCGCCATCAAGCGCAAGATCTCGCTGATGTGCGACGTCGACGAGGCCGCCGTGGTCGCGTGCCCCGACGCCCGCTCGATCTACGACATCCCCAAGACCGTGCACAGCGAGGGCCTGGACGCCTATGTCGTCCGCAAGCTGGACCTGCCGTTCCGGGACGTGGACTGGACGACCTGGGACGACCTGCTCGACCGCGTCCACAACCCCGACCACGAGATCACCCTCGCCCTGGTGGGCAAGTACATCGACCTGCCCGACGCCTACCTCTCGGTCACCGAGGCGCTGCGCGCGGGCGGTTTCGCCAACAAGGCCCGCGTCAAGATCAAGTGGGTCACCTCCGACGACTGCAAGACCCCGGCCGGGGCCAAGGCGCAGCTCGAGGACGTCGACGGCATCTGCATCCCGGGCGGCTTCGGCGACCGCGGTGTGCTCGGCAAGGTCGGCGCGATCAAGTACGCCCGCGAGAACAGGATCCCGCTGCTCGGCCTCTGCCTCGGCCTGCAGTGCATCGTGATCGAGGCCGCGCGCAACCTCGCCGACATCCCGGACGCCAACTCCACCGAGTTCGACTCGGCCACCGGTCACCCGGTCATCTCCACCATGGCCGAGCAGCTCGACATCGTCGCCGGTGAGGGCGACATGGGCGGCACCATGCGGCTCGGCATGTACCCGGCCAAGCTCGCCGAGGGCTCCATCGTCCGTGAGGTGTACGACGGCAAGGAGTACGTCGAGGAGCGGCACCGTCACCGTTACGAGGTGAACAACGCCTACCGTGCCGAGCTCGAAAAGAAGGCGGGCATCCTGTTTTCCGGCACCTCGCCGGACGGCAAGCTCGTCGAGTACGTCGAATACCCGCGCGAGGTCCACCCGTACCTGGTCGCCACGCAGGCCCACCCCGAGCTGCGCTCGCGTCCGACCAGGCCGCACCCGCTGTTCGCCGGCCTGGTGAAGGCGGCGGTGGAGCGGCAGAGTTCCAAGTAGCACGACAGTTGTACGGTGGCCGGGGCGCACGCATTCAAAAGCGGGTGCCCCGGCTTCTTTTTATGCACGTGGGGAAGGACAGGGCATGACGATCAAGGACGCTCCCGAGGAGTGGGAGATCCGGGCGACGAAGACCCCCTTCGTGGGCAACAAGACCTCCGTGCGCACGGACGAGGTGGTCATGCCCGACGGGTCGGTGGTCGGCCGCGACTACCAGGTCCACCCGGGTTCCGTGGCGGTCCTCGCTCTCGACGACGAGGACCGGGTCCTGCTCATCCGGCAGTACCGGCACCCCGTACGGCAGAAGCTGTGGGAGATCCCGGCGGGACTGCTGGACGTGCCCGGTGAGAATCCGCTGCACGCGGCCCAGCGCGAGCTGTACGAGGAGGCGCACGTCAAGGCGGAGGACTGGCGGGTGCTGACGGATGTCTACACCTCGCCGGGGGGCTGTGACGAGGCGATCCGGATCTTCCTGGCGCGGGGGCTGTCCGAGGCCGACGGGGAGCGCTTCGAGGTCGAGCACGAGGAGATCGACCTGGAGTACGCGCGCGTGCCGGTTTCTGAGCTGGTGCGGGGAGTACTGGCGGGGGAGCTGCACAACAACTGCCTGGTGGTGGGGGTTCTGTCCTTGGTCGCGGCACGGGCCTCCGGTGAGTTGGACGGGTTGAGGCCGGCTGAGGCGGAGTGGCCGGCACGGCCGTTTGAGGCTTGAGTTTCTGCGGGGTTCGCCGTTCGGGGTGCGGTTCGTGGCGGGGTGCACGCCCGTCGTGGCTGGTCGCGCAGTTCCCCGCGCCCCTAGGTGTGCCGCAGAACCGTAGTTCCTATGATCCGTTGATCCGATCGGGGGACTCTCCGGTCCTCGCCGGTCGCGCTCTGCCAGGAACGTTGCACAGGGTGAACTAGGCTCTGAAAAGCCCGAACCGGGGTCACCGGCGGGCTTTGCGCGTGCGGTGGGACGGGAGTGTGGCCCGTGACGGATCAGGCGGTGGACGCAGGCGGCGTACGGTTGTCCGGCGAGGACCGATTCCTGGGTCGGACGCGGGAGTTGAAGGAGTTGCGCGCCGACATCGAGCGGGCGGGACTCGACACGCTCTCCGGCAGAAAGGCACCCCGCGCGCGCGTGCTGCTCATCGCGGGGCGCCCCGGGTCCGGCCGCACCGCACTCGCCGAGGAACTCGTCCGGGTGGTCGCTGACCGTTACGACGACGGGGTGCTGCGCGCCCGGCTGAGCGAGCCCGACGGCACCCCCGTTCCGGTCGGGAACGCCGCCCGGGAACTGCTCACCGCGCTCGACGTACGGGCACCTGCCGGAGCCGCCGAGGACGACCTCACCGCGGTGCTGCGCGAAGCCCTCGCCGAGCGTCGCGCGTTGGTCCTGCTCGACGACGCGGTGGCCGCGGAACAGGTGGACGCCCTGCTTCCGGATACCCCGGAGTGCCTGGTCGTGGCCGTGTCGGGAGGTCCGCTGACCGGGATCGCGGACGTTCGTCCGTGCACGCTCGGCGGGCTCGACACCAAGTCCGCCCTGGAACTGCTGTCCCGGCACACCGGGTCGGTCCGGATCACCGTCGACCCCCGGGCCGCCGAGGGGCTCGTCGAGGAGTGCCAGGGCCACCCCGCCGCGCTGATGCTGGCCGGGGGCTGGCTCGCCGCCCGGCCCAAGGCCGCCGTCTCCGATCTGGCCAAGCAGCTGCATGCGGAGAGTGACGAGGGGAGCCCGCTCAGCCGGGTCTTCAAGCTCGTCTACGCGTCCCTGCCCGCCGCGGCCGCCCGGACCCTGCGCCTGCTCTCCCTCGCCCCGGCCGGCCTCCTCGACCCGCACACCGCCTCCGCGCTCGCCGGTTGCTCGGTGAGCGGCGCCCGCTCCACCCTGGACGACTTCGTCGGACTCGGTCTGCTGCACGCCGTGGACTCACCCCTGCCGCAGTACGAGGTCCCCGGCTGTCTGCACCCCCTGCTCAAGGCCCTCGCCGACACCCGGGACCGCCCGGCCGAGCTCCAGCTGGCCCGCGCCCGCATGCTGGAGCGGACCGTACGGCTGCTCCAGTCCTCCCGCGCGATCACCGAGACCGACAGTCCCGACGCCCGCGAGAAGCTTCAGGCCATGCCGGACTCGGTGCGCTTCCCGACGCCCCGAGCCGCCGAGGACTGGCTGCGCATCCGCAGGCCGGCCCTGCTCGCCGCGGCCCGTCTCGCGGTCGCCGACGGGGAGCTGGACACCCTGGCCCGGCGCCTGATGTCGCAGCTGGTGCGCACGATGGTGGCCCACTTCGGCATGAAGGCCGCCGCCCCCGATCTCTACGGCATCCACGGCCTCGTCCTGGACGTGGCCGAGCGGCGCTCTCTGCCCCGGGAGAAGGCCGCCGCCCTGCTGAACCTCGCCGACCTGGACGCCCAGACCGGTCGCACCCGGGAGGCACTGACGCGTTACCGGGCGGCCCTGGACGCCGGACGGGAGGCGAACGACCCGTACGCGACCTGCCGTGCGATGGAATCCGTAGGCGGCGCGCATCTGGAGCTCGGGGACTACGACCGGGCCGCCGACTGGTTCGGCCGGGCCCTCGCCCAGCGTCTGGCCCGGGACGAGCGCGAGGAGGCCGCCCGGCTGTACGGCCGCATCGCCGCCGCGCACACGTACGCGGGCCACTACGGCGAAGCGGTCAGGAACTGGCGGGCCGCGCTCGCCGGACACCGTAAGGAGGGCGATGTCGCGGCCCACGCACGGGCGTTGAGCGAACTCGCCCGGGTCCAGGAGTACGCCGGACACCCCGAGGAGTCGCTGCGCACCTGCCAGGAGGCCGTGGAGTGCGCGCGGCGCGCCGAGGACGTCCGGCTGCTGGCCGCGCTCCAGCTGCGGCTCGCGGACACGCTGGACCGCCTCGGCGATCCCGCGGCCGCTCAGCTGCACCGCGGCGCCGCCGAGCGGCTGCTGGGGCAGGAGCTTTCCCAGGAAGAACCGGCCTCTCAGCAGGCAGAGGATCCGAAACATGATGCTGATGCCTGCGAAATCCGTAGTACATCCGCTGAAGATTGATGCAATGAAAGGCTAGACAGCGGGAACACCTTCATTAGACTGGCTCTGCCGCACCTTCTCCTGCGGTGTCTCCTGGTGTGCTCACGCATGCCCGGGTATGTGTTGTATTGCCCCACACACTCTGAGCCAAGGACCGTGATCCACGTGAAGGTCGGCATCCCCCGCGAGGTCAAGAACAACGAGTTCCGGGTGGCCATCACCCCCGCCGGTGTGCACGAGCTGGTGCGCCACGGCCACCAGGTCGTCATCGAGCGCGGTGCCGGCGTCGGCTCCTCCATCCCGGACGAGGAGTACGTCGCCGAGGGCGCCCGGATCCTGGACACCGCCGACGAGGTGTGGGCCACCGCCGACCTGCTGCTGAAGGTCAAGGAGCCGGTCGCCGAGGAGTACCACCGCCTCCGCAAGGACCAGACGCTCTTCACCTACCTGCACCTGGCCGCCTCCAAGGAGTGCACCGACGCGCTCATCGAGTCCGGCACCACCGCGATCGCCTACGAGACCGTCGAGCTGCCCTCCCGCGCGCTCCCGCTGCTCGCCCCGATGTCCGAGGTCGCGGGCCGGCTCGCCCCGCAGGTCGGCGCCTACCACCTGATGCGCTCGGTCGGCGGCCGCGGTGTCCTGCCCGGCGGTGTCCCCGGCACCCAGCCCGCGCGGGCCGTCGTCATCGGCGGCGGTGTCTCCGGCTGGAACGCCACGCAGATCGCCGTCGGCATGGGCTTCCACGTCACGCTGCTCGACCGCGACATCAACAAGCTGCGCGAGGCCGACAAGGTCTTCGGCACCAAGGTCCGGGCGATCATGTCCAACGCCTTCGAGCTGGAGAAGGCCGTCCTGGACGCCGACCTCGTCATCGGCGCGGTGCTCATCCCGGGCGCCAAGGCCCCGAAGCTGGTCACCAACGAGCTCGTGGCCCGGATGAAGCCCGGAAGTGTCCTTGTCGACATCGCCATCGACCAGGGCGGCTGCTTCGAGGACTCCCGGCCGACCACCCACGCCGAGCCGACCTTCCAGATCCACGACTCGGTCTTCTACTGCGTCGCCAACATGCCCGGCGCGGTGCCCAACACCTCCACCTACGCGCTCACCAACGCCACGCTGCCCTACATCGTCGAACTCGCCGACCGGGGCTGGGTGGAGGCGCTGCGCCGCGATCCCGCGCTGGCGAAGGGCCTCAACACCCATGACGGCAAGGTCGTTTACCGGGAGGTCGCGGAGGCGCACGGCCTGGAGCACACCGAGCTCGAGACGCTGCTCGGCTGAGTCCGTGACCTGGGCTGATAGCTAAGTCACCTTTTCGTAAAGGCGATACGTCAACAAGGCGCGTCAACGAGGCACATGCGGCCGGACCTTGCCCCACAAGGTCCGGCCGGATGTGTGTATGGTCACTTTGCGACTCTCGGTCAACTCGCGTCGAACGTAACCCTTGAACCGATTCGTACACCGGCGAAACCTGCCGTGCGACTGCCGTACGCCCTTGACAGCGGGATGTTTCATTGCCGACACATCCTGCCGGGTCCGGCGGATTGTGTTGCTGTGAACACCCGACACGCCATAGAGTCGCCAACCGTCGGCACGGTGCCACGCTGACCTTGTCTAGAAGTTTCCTGGTCACCAAGGAGGTAAGACGACTTGTGAATGAGTCGACATTTTCTCCCGGGGGTGGTCAACCAGGAATGCCTGCCGGGGCCCAGAGCCCCGCAGGGTTCGAGGCTGTCGGCTCCGTCGCGGTGCGCACCTTCGCAGCCCACCAGAGTCCGCAGACCGTGCGGACAGCACACCACAGCATGGATGGCCATCACGTGAACGCCATGGCCGGCGACGGAAGTGGCGCGCCCCACAACCACTTCGCCGACTACGACGAACTGCCCGAGGGGCACTTCTACGACCCCGACGCCGAGTACGAGCCGGATCCGGAGTACGCGGCCACGCTCGCGCCCGACGCGGCCCGTCAGCGCCGTGAGCGCGTGGGCCCGACCGGACGCCCGCTGCCGTACTTCCCGATCCCGGGCCCGCTGACCGACCACGGCCCCGCGAAGATCATCGCGATGTGCAACCAGAAGGGCGGCGTGGGCAAGACGACGTCGACCATCAACCTGGGTGCCGCGCTCGCGGAGTACGGCCGGCGCGTGCTGCTCGTGGACTTCGACCCGCAGGGCGCGCTGTCGGTGGGTCTCGGTGTCAACCCGATGGAGCTCGACCTCACCGTCTACAACCTGCTCATGGAGCGGGGCATGGCGGCCGACGAGGTCCTGCTGAAGACCGCGGTCCCCAACATGGATCTGCTGCCGAGCAATATCGACTTGTCGGCGGCGGAGGTCCAGCTGGTCTCCGAGGTCGCCCGTGAGTCGACATTGCAGCGTGCCCTGAAGCCGCTCATGGCCGACTACGACTACATCGTGATCGACTGTCAGC from Streptomyces sp. CC0208 carries:
- a CDS encoding PucR family transcriptional regulator ligand-binding domain-containing protein — translated: MDSGTNSGFDTQGAGITVRRALELPGLRSGLPEILAGADRLNRTVRWVHAGEVPNIASLLKGGELLLTTGYGLGTRPAEQRAFVRTLAERGIAALVVELGPRFTRLPAALVDTARATGLPLVQLHREVPFVAVTEEIHTEIVNGHYALLQRAEEVHRRCTEALLGGGGIPQVLGILADFSGNPVFLETTDGQLLYAAGEGPEGADPLQVWEGLRGQHKDTPPSGSALVDVPGGGPGAGSVRARLVLLPVRAPLAPVHRMAAERAAGILAVVLMQARQEEELAARGRGDFLTDLAEGRITPEDAPAQARVLGFKPGSGPLLPVVMRLGDALAPGGGWAVLARAVSEELASVGVPVLLGVRPVEGRVLVLLGLRSESERSAVADRVAAALRAGVERAGMQRPGAQPPVVVVGVAGGWAAASASLRHAAETATAAQGLSDRPWYDARRLDIDLLLWRLRDHPDLAAFVDRAIGPLRAHDDRSKPPLLPTLQTYLAHAGRKAETARELHLNRQTLYNRLARIGELLGTDLDDPQTVLALSLALRARRHVP
- a CDS encoding CTP synthase; translated protein: MTAAFRNSTATTTKHIFVTGGVASSLGKGLTASSLGMLLKARGLRVVMQKLDPYLNVDPGTMNPFQHGEVFVTNDGAETDLDIGHYERFLDRDLDGSANVTTGQVYNTVIAKERRGEYLGDTVQVIPHITNEIKHRIRRMATDEVDVVITEVGGTVGDIESLPFLETVRQVRHEVGRDNVFVVHISLLPYIGPSGELKTKPTQHSVAALRNIGIQPDAIVLRSDREVPTAIKRKISLMCDVDEAAVVACPDARSIYDIPKTVHSEGLDAYVVRKLDLPFRDVDWTTWDDLLDRVHNPDHEITLALVGKYIDLPDAYLSVTEALRAGGFANKARVKIKWVTSDDCKTPAGAKAQLEDVDGICIPGGFGDRGVLGKVGAIKYARENRIPLLGLCLGLQCIVIEAARNLADIPDANSTEFDSATGHPVISTMAEQLDIVAGEGDMGGTMRLGMYPAKLAEGSIVREVYDGKEYVEERHRHRYEVNNAYRAELEKKAGILFSGTSPDGKLVEYVEYPREVHPYLVATQAHPELRSRPTRPHPLFAGLVKAAVERQSSK
- a CDS encoding NUDIX hydrolase; its protein translation is MTIKDAPEEWEIRATKTPFVGNKTSVRTDEVVMPDGSVVGRDYQVHPGSVAVLALDDEDRVLLIRQYRHPVRQKLWEIPAGLLDVPGENPLHAAQRELYEEAHVKAEDWRVLTDVYTSPGGCDEAIRIFLARGLSEADGERFEVEHEEIDLEYARVPVSELVRGVLAGELHNNCLVVGVLSLVAARASGELDGLRPAEAEWPARPFEA
- a CDS encoding glycoside hydrolase family 15 protein, with protein sequence MAGRIEDYALIGDMQTAALVCRDGTVDWLCLPRFDSHAIFAGLLGTEEHGFWRLGPAHAADAEPPTAARRTYRGDSLILESEWDTSRGTVRVTDFMPPRDGAPQLIRIVEGVSGRVPMRSALRMRFSYGRVVPWVHKHEGRTVAVAGPDSVWFDTDCETYGKALTTYSDFTVAPGDRIAFTISWEPSHKQPPPLPEPEQSLEATEDFWREWVEHCTYHGPYREAVIRSLITLKALTYAPTGGIVAAPTTSLPEDIGGVRNWDYRYTWLRDAAITLSSLLRTGYREEARAWREWLLRAVAGDPENLQIMYGIAGERELGEAELDWLPGYENSGPVRVGNGAAHQLQLDVYGEVTEALHLAHMTGLSRNDYASLLQLKLIRYLEQHWDEPDEGIWEVRGPRRHFVHSKVMAWVAVDRTIKLIESGDADGPLEKWRELRDDIHRDVCEKGYDKERNTFTQSYGSKELDASLLLIPQMGFLPPDDKRVIGTIEAIQRELSTSDGFILRYPTTSGDENVDGLPGDEGAFLACSFWMADDLAMIGRVDEARKLFEKLLSLRNDLGLLAEEWDPRLKRQVGNFPQAFSHVPLIDTALRLTASGAYGG
- a CDS encoding tetratricopeptide repeat protein, with product MTDQAVDAGGVRLSGEDRFLGRTRELKELRADIERAGLDTLSGRKAPRARVLLIAGRPGSGRTALAEELVRVVADRYDDGVLRARLSEPDGTPVPVGNAARELLTALDVRAPAGAAEDDLTAVLREALAERRALVLLDDAVAAEQVDALLPDTPECLVVAVSGGPLTGIADVRPCTLGGLDTKSALELLSRHTGSVRITVDPRAAEGLVEECQGHPAALMLAGGWLAARPKAAVSDLAKQLHAESDEGSPLSRVFKLVYASLPAAAARTLRLLSLAPAGLLDPHTASALAGCSVSGARSTLDDFVGLGLLHAVDSPLPQYEVPGCLHPLLKALADTRDRPAELQLARARMLERTVRLLQSSRAITETDSPDAREKLQAMPDSVRFPTPRAAEDWLRIRRPALLAAARLAVADGELDTLARRLMSQLVRTMVAHFGMKAAAPDLYGIHGLVLDVAERRSLPREKAAALLNLADLDAQTGRTREALTRYRAALDAGREANDPYATCRAMESVGGAHLELGDYDRAADWFGRALAQRLARDEREEAARLYGRIAAAHTYAGHYGEAVRNWRAALAGHRKEGDVAAHARALSELARVQEYAGHPEESLRTCQEAVECARRAEDVRLLAALQLRLADTLDRLGDPAAAQLHRGAAERLLGQELSQEEPASQQAEDPKHDADACEIRSTSAED
- the ald gene encoding alanine dehydrogenase, producing MKVGIPREVKNNEFRVAITPAGVHELVRHGHQVVIERGAGVGSSIPDEEYVAEGARILDTADEVWATADLLLKVKEPVAEEYHRLRKDQTLFTYLHLAASKECTDALIESGTTAIAYETVELPSRALPLLAPMSEVAGRLAPQVGAYHLMRSVGGRGVLPGGVPGTQPARAVVIGGGVSGWNATQIAVGMGFHVTLLDRDINKLREADKVFGTKVRAIMSNAFELEKAVLDADLVIGAVLIPGAKAPKLVTNELVARMKPGSVLVDIAIDQGGCFEDSRPTTHAEPTFQIHDSVFYCVANMPGAVPNTSTYALTNATLPYIVELADRGWVEALRRDPALAKGLNTHDGKVVYREVAEAHGLEHTELETLLG